The Thermanaerovibrio acidaminovorans DSM 6589 genome contains a region encoding:
- the flhA gene encoding flagellar biosynthesis protein FlhA — protein MGGSASVSNKVLRYADVGMAVLLVLIVGMMIIPLPTWLLDVLLALNITFGVVILLSTFYVKQALEIAAFPTILLMATLFRLALNVSTTRLVLLNGYAGEIINAFGNFVVGGNYVVGGVVFLILVIIQFLVITKGAERVAEVAARFTLDAMPGKQMAIDADLNAGMIDEQEARKRRANVQREADFYGAMDGASKFVKGDAIAGLIITAINILGGLAIGVLQRGMELRQALSTYSLLTVGDGLVAQIPALLLSTATGIIVTRAAGESDLGRDMVASMTRNHRPLYIGSGLLFALAVVPGLPTIPFALLGSAMAAMAYGIQREAAEAEVPAGRGEGSPQPKGAPGAPSAPPSAPSGPENVLPLLTVDPMEVEIGYALIPLVDPSQGGDILERIGTIRRQMAMDLGLVVPPIRIRDNIQLKPTEYVIRVKGAEVGRGELLPDHYLAMSTGGEDLLVGIPTKEPAFGLPALWISPEIRDQAEGLGYTVVDCPSVLATHLSEVIKRYGADLMTRQEVQKLVDLVAETNPAITKDLLDVLSLADVQKVLQGLIREQVSIRDLVTVFETLADHGRYTKSPDYLMERVREALSRVITLKLQDQDGVLGVYTLSPRWEQRIKECIKGDLMQGWQLNMPPKEMQELMEAVGAAAEAMVMGGLTPVLLTHPDVRLVVRRIVEGSLPQLFVVSYNEIAPSTQLRSLGVVE, from the coding sequence ATGGGAGGATCCGCTTCGGTTTCCAACAAGGTTCTGAGGTACGCGGACGTGGGAATGGCCGTCCTTTTGGTGCTCATCGTGGGGATGATGATAATCCCCCTGCCCACCTGGCTTCTGGACGTTTTGCTGGCGCTCAACATCACCTTCGGGGTGGTGATACTGCTCAGCACCTTCTACGTGAAGCAGGCGCTGGAGATCGCCGCCTTCCCCACCATACTGCTCATGGCCACCCTGTTCCGGCTTGCCCTCAACGTCTCCACCACCCGGTTGGTGCTGCTCAACGGCTATGCGGGGGAGATAATCAACGCCTTCGGCAACTTCGTGGTGGGGGGCAACTACGTGGTTGGTGGCGTGGTGTTCCTGATCCTGGTGATAATCCAGTTCCTGGTGATCACCAAGGGGGCCGAGCGGGTGGCGGAGGTGGCCGCCCGGTTCACCCTGGACGCCATGCCGGGCAAGCAGATGGCCATAGACGCGGACCTCAACGCGGGGATGATTGACGAGCAGGAGGCCCGGAAGAGGAGGGCCAACGTCCAGCGGGAGGCGGACTTCTACGGTGCCATGGACGGGGCCTCCAAGTTCGTAAAGGGGGACGCCATCGCGGGGCTCATAATAACCGCCATAAACATCCTGGGTGGCCTGGCCATCGGGGTCCTTCAGCGGGGCATGGAGCTACGGCAGGCGCTTAGCACCTACAGCCTGCTCACCGTTGGGGACGGTCTGGTGGCCCAGATCCCCGCTTTGCTGCTGTCCACCGCCACGGGCATAATAGTCACCCGGGCGGCGGGGGAGAGCGACCTGGGCAGGGACATGGTGGCCTCCATGACCAGGAACCATCGGCCCCTGTACATAGGTTCGGGCCTCCTCTTCGCCCTGGCGGTGGTGCCCGGGTTGCCCACCATCCCCTTCGCCCTTTTGGGCTCCGCCATGGCCGCCATGGCCTACGGGATCCAGCGGGAGGCCGCGGAGGCGGAGGTTCCCGCCGGCAGGGGTGAGGGGTCCCCCCAGCCCAAGGGGGCGCCTGGTGCTCCGTCCGCCCCTCCCTCCGCCCCCTCGGGGCCCGAGAACGTGCTGCCGCTGCTTACCGTGGACCCCATGGAGGTGGAGATAGGCTACGCCCTGATCCCCCTGGTGGACCCCTCCCAGGGGGGGGACATCCTGGAGAGGATAGGCACCATAAGGCGCCAGATGGCCATGGACCTGGGGTTGGTGGTGCCCCCGATCCGCATAAGGGACAACATCCAGCTCAAGCCCACCGAGTACGTCATAAGGGTGAAGGGGGCGGAGGTGGGCCGGGGGGAGCTGCTGCCGGATCACTACCTGGCCATGAGCACCGGTGGAGAGGACCTGCTGGTGGGGATCCCCACCAAGGAGCCCGCCTTCGGCCTGCCGGCCCTATGGATATCCCCCGAGATCCGGGACCAGGCGGAGGGGCTGGGCTACACGGTGGTTGACTGTCCGTCGGTGCTGGCCACCCACCTGTCGGAGGTGATCAAGAGGTACGGGGCGGACCTGATGACCCGTCAGGAGGTGCAGAAGCTGGTGGACCTGGTGGCGGAGACCAACCCGGCCATAACCAAGGACCTCCTGGACGTGCTGAGCCTGGCGGACGTGCAGAAGGTGCTGCAGGGGCTCATAAGGGAGCAGGTGTCCATAAGGGACCTGGTGACCGTATTCGAGACCTTGGCGGACCACGGCAGGTATACCAAGAGCCCGGACTATCTGATGGAGCGGGTGAGGGAGGCCCTCTCCCGGGTCATAACCCTGAAGCTCCAGGACCAGGACGGGGTGCTTGGGGTCTACACCCTGTCCCCCCGCTGGGAGCAACGGATAAAGGAATGCATCAAGGGGGACCTTATGCAGGGCTGGCAGCTGAACATGCCGCCTAAGGAGATGCAGGAGCTGATGGAGGCGGTGGGGGCCGCCGCGGAGGCCATGGTGATGGGGGGGCTGACGCCGGTGTTGCTCACCCATCCGGACGTGAGGCTGGTGGTGCGCCGCATAGTGGAGGGGAGCCTTCCCCAGCTCTTCGTGGTAAGCTATAACGAAATAGCCCCTTCAACTCAGCTTAGATCCCTGGGAGTGGTGGAGTGA
- the flhB gene encoding flagellar biosynthesis protein FlhB, which translates to MEVAPIRLDLQFFAEEKTEPATPRKRRKAREEGQVTKSQDLTAAVVIASGLLGVLVFGGFFFRRLQLLFAQVMGYLKDPSMGGEEWLLLPFSRALGSYLLIWFPLGLACALAALGLMAYQVGLMITPKPLVPNLNRMNPVSGMKKMFSGRSFVEMLKGVLKALILLLMLYGALRKDLLTLLGAIGQPFGEGLGLVMWRVWVLCMKMTLMLMVLGLFDYAYQRWEFERSIRMSKQEIKEEYKQMEGDPLVKRRIRQRQRELARRRMMSDVPKADVVITNPTHVAVALSYDRKVAEAPVVLAKGKGLIAQRIREIARENRVPVVQNPPLARAIYAQVEVGEEIPESLYKAVAEVLAFVYRLRGGARRG; encoded by the coding sequence GTGGAGGTAGCCCCCATCCGATTGGACCTCCAGTTCTTCGCGGAGGAGAAGACCGAGCCCGCCACCCCGAGGAAGAGGCGGAAGGCCCGGGAGGAGGGGCAGGTGACCAAGAGCCAGGACCTCACCGCCGCGGTGGTGATCGCCTCCGGGCTCCTGGGGGTCCTGGTCTTCGGCGGGTTCTTCTTCCGCCGGTTGCAGCTTCTCTTCGCCCAGGTGATGGGTTACCTGAAGGACCCCTCAATGGGGGGTGAGGAGTGGCTGTTGCTCCCCTTCTCCCGGGCCCTCGGGTCCTACCTTCTCATATGGTTTCCCCTGGGTCTTGCCTGCGCCCTGGCCGCCCTGGGGCTCATGGCCTACCAGGTGGGGCTTATGATAACGCCCAAGCCCCTGGTGCCGAACCTGAACCGGATGAACCCGGTGAGCGGCATGAAGAAGATGTTCTCCGGCCGGTCCTTCGTGGAGATGCTGAAGGGGGTGCTGAAGGCCCTTATATTGCTTCTCATGCTCTATGGGGCCCTGAGGAAGGACCTTTTGACCCTGCTTGGGGCCATAGGGCAGCCCTTCGGGGAGGGCTTGGGGCTTGTAATGTGGCGGGTCTGGGTGCTCTGCATGAAGATGACCCTGATGCTAATGGTGCTGGGTCTCTTCGACTACGCCTACCAGCGGTGGGAGTTCGAGCGGTCCATCAGGATGTCGAAACAGGAGATAAAGGAGGAGTACAAGCAGATGGAGGGGGACCCGCTGGTCAAGCGCCGGATAAGGCAGCGGCAGCGGGAGCTGGCTCGGCGTCGGATGATGTCCGACGTCCCCAAGGCGGACGTGGTGATAACAAACCCGACCCACGTGGCGGTGGCCCTGAGCTACGACCGGAAGGTGGCGGAGGCTCCGGTGGTCCTGGCCAAGGGGAAGGGGCTAATCGCCCAGAGGATAAGGGAGATAGCCCGGGAGAACCGGGTGCCGGTGGTTCAGAACCCCCCCCTGGCCAGGGCCATATACGCCCAGGTGGAGGTGGGGGAGGAGATCCCCGAGTCCCTGTACAAGGCCGTTGCGGAAGTGTTGGCCTTCGTGTACCGTTTGAGGGGCGGGGCCCGGAGGGGCTGA
- a CDS encoding flagellar FlbD family protein, producing MIELTRFGGGKFVVNCELIETVEATPDTVVTMTNGHRYVVKEPPEDIIEKVVRFKRRLWSPPGIGDGSGGA from the coding sequence ATGATAGAGCTCACTCGGTTCGGCGGCGGCAAGTTCGTGGTGAACTGCGAGCTCATAGAGACCGTTGAGGCCACACCGGACACGGTGGTGACGATGACCAATGGACATCGCTACGTGGTTAAGGAGCCGCCGGAGGATATAATAGAGAAGGTGGTGCGGTTCAAACGGAGGCTGTGGTCTCCCCCGGGGATCGGTGACGGATCCGGGGGGGCGTGA
- the fliM gene encoding flagellar motor switch protein FliM: MVPEVLSQNEIDSLLQALSSGSVDLAAIESKDDRKIKVYDFRRPDKFSKDQLRAIQMIHDSFARQLTTSLSTLVRSMVSSEVVSVDQLAYDEFIRSLVQPTVIGVLEMYPLSGNAVLEMNPHLVFAIIDRMLGGKGEPIRKPRDLTDIERTVVERVMLKILEHLEESWSTVVDIRFRFESMESNPFFVQICPGTDMVLLVTLKVQVGEAEGIMNLCIPYFVMEPMIDKLSSQHWFASTGRKNVEGAREIIEARLSKVAVPVALELGHTVLSLGDVLQLREGDVIRLDAKTSDPLGLRVGNRVKFLCEAGSFNKHYAARVLEVLSSEEGLAHQGED; this comes from the coding sequence ATGGTGCCGGAGGTACTCTCCCAAAACGAAATAGACTCCCTGCTGCAGGCCCTCTCAAGTGGAAGCGTTGACCTGGCGGCCATAGAGAGCAAGGACGACCGGAAGATAAAGGTCTACGACTTCCGGCGCCCGGACAAGTTCAGCAAGGACCAGCTGCGGGCCATCCAGATGATCCACGACTCCTTCGCCAGGCAGCTGACCACCTCCCTGTCGACCCTGGTGAGGTCCATGGTCTCCTCCGAGGTGGTGTCGGTGGATCAGCTGGCCTACGACGAGTTCATAAGGTCCCTGGTGCAGCCCACGGTGATCGGGGTGCTGGAGATGTACCCCTTGAGCGGCAACGCGGTGCTGGAGATGAACCCCCACCTGGTTTTCGCCATAATCGACCGGATGTTGGGGGGCAAGGGGGAGCCCATAAGGAAGCCAAGGGACCTGACCGATATAGAGCGGACCGTGGTGGAGCGGGTGATGCTCAAGATCCTTGAGCACCTGGAGGAGAGCTGGAGCACCGTGGTGGACATCCGGTTCCGGTTCGAGAGCATGGAGAGCAACCCGTTCTTCGTCCAGATATGTCCCGGCACTGACATGGTGCTTTTGGTGACGCTTAAGGTTCAGGTGGGCGAGGCGGAGGGGATAATGAACCTGTGCATCCCCTACTTCGTGATGGAGCCCATGATAGACAAGCTGTCGTCCCAGCACTGGTTCGCCTCCACGGGGAGGAAGAACGTGGAGGGTGCTCGGGAGATAATAGAGGCCCGGCTCAGCAAGGTGGCGGTTCCGGTGGCGTTGGAGCTGGGGCACACGGTTCTCTCCCTGGGGGACGTGCTTCAGCTCCGGGAGGGGGATGTGATCCGCCTGGACGCCAAGACGTCGGACCCGCTGGGCCTCAGGGTGGGCAACCGGGTCAAGTTCCTTTGCGAGGCGGGCAGCTTCAACAAGCACTACGCGGCGAGGGTCCTCGAGGTTCTAAGCAGCGAGGAAGGTCTCGCCCATCAGGGGGAGGATTAG
- the fliR gene encoding flagellar biosynthetic protein FliR, producing MNYEALVDVLAVHLLCSIRVLGLLMSSPVFMLPSWPIPVRMWLALMLSLLMVPSVDPQVPMVLLATWTGMAIFAVREFLVGAMVGLLSGLPLYALQLSGYLEGSQMGLAMATLFDPTQEGNVALLGQVKYLLGIWFLLHWNGHLVLIEAINRSFSLIPLGKGVLDLPPGQPFGRWITDLFLLAIRFSLPIMGALLLADVGLGFVARTVPQINVFILGIPLKIGLGLILLMAVIPFVVDLFYGTLGGAVTGALEGVMMWR from the coding sequence ATGAACTACGAGGCCCTGGTGGACGTTCTGGCGGTCCACCTGCTGTGCTCAATACGGGTGCTGGGGCTTTTGATGTCAAGTCCGGTCTTCATGCTCCCCTCCTGGCCCATACCGGTAAGGATGTGGCTGGCCCTGATGCTCTCCCTGCTCATGGTCCCTTCGGTTGATCCCCAGGTGCCCATGGTTCTCCTGGCTACCTGGACTGGCATGGCCATCTTCGCAGTTCGGGAGTTCCTGGTGGGGGCCATGGTGGGGCTCCTTTCCGGGCTCCCCCTCTACGCCCTGCAGCTTTCCGGCTACCTGGAGGGGAGCCAGATGGGGCTGGCCATGGCCACCCTGTTCGATCCCACCCAGGAGGGGAACGTGGCCCTGTTGGGGCAGGTGAAGTACCTGCTGGGCATCTGGTTCCTGCTCCACTGGAACGGGCACCTGGTGCTGATCGAGGCGATTAACCGCAGCTTCAGCCTGATCCCCCTGGGCAAGGGGGTGCTGGACCTGCCGCCGGGACAGCCGTTTGGCAGGTGGATCACCGACCTGTTCCTCCTGGCCATCCGGTTCTCCCTGCCCATCATGGGGGCCCTTCTGCTGGCGGACGTGGGGCTTGGGTTCGTGGCCCGGACGGTCCCCCAGATCAACGTCTTCATCCTGGGGATACCCCTGAAGATAGGCCTGGGGCTCATCCTGCTCATGGCGGTGATCCCCTTCGTGGTGGACCTCTTCTACGGAACCCTCGGGGGGGCCGTGACCGGGGCCCTGGAGGGGGTCATGATGTGGAGGTAG
- the fliP gene encoding flagellar type III secretion system pore protein FliP (The bacterial flagellar biogenesis protein FliP forms a type III secretion system (T3SS)-type pore required for flagellar assembly.), whose translation MRLRLPLILALVLAASAAWAQPVPPTLPIPAIRVGVEAARSQQDVALTLQIVALMTVLSMAPAIILMLTSFTRILVVLGFVRNAMGLQQMPPNQVIASLALFLTFFTMSPVWDQVYKGALVPYMRGEISAQRAFDGVEGPVRAFMLRQTREPELSLMVRLAKMKQPKNPSEVPTRVLIPAFVISELKTAFQMGVVIFIPFIVVDMIVSSVLMSMGMIMLPPMMISLPFKVLLFVMADGWDLVIASLVSSFK comes from the coding sequence GTGAGGCTTAGGTTGCCGCTGATTTTGGCGCTGGTCCTTGCGGCCTCTGCCGCTTGGGCTCAGCCGGTGCCTCCGACGCTTCCGATACCTGCCATAAGGGTTGGAGTGGAGGCCGCCAGATCCCAACAGGATGTGGCCTTGACGCTTCAGATAGTGGCGCTGATGACGGTGCTCAGCATGGCTCCCGCCATAATCCTCATGCTAACCAGCTTCACCCGGATCCTGGTGGTGCTGGGGTTCGTCAGGAACGCCATGGGGCTCCAGCAGATGCCCCCCAACCAGGTGATAGCCTCCCTGGCCCTGTTCCTAACCTTCTTCACCATGAGCCCCGTATGGGACCAGGTCTACAAGGGGGCCCTGGTGCCATACATGAGGGGGGAGATATCCGCCCAGAGGGCCTTCGATGGGGTGGAGGGGCCGGTGAGGGCCTTCATGCTGAGGCAGACCCGGGAGCCGGAGCTGTCCCTCATGGTGCGCCTGGCCAAGATGAAGCAGCCCAAGAACCCGTCGGAGGTGCCCACCCGGGTGCTGATCCCCGCCTTCGTCATAAGCGAGCTGAAGACCGCATTCCAGATGGGGGTGGTGATCTTCATACCCTTCATCGTGGTGGACATGATAGTCTCCAGCGTGCTGATGAGCATGGGGATGATAATGCTGCCCCCCATGATGATCTCCCTTCCATTCAAGGTGCTCCTCTTCGTGATGGCCGACGGATGGGACCTGGTGATCGCCAGCCTGGTCTCCAGCTTCAAGTGA
- a CDS encoding OmpA/MotB family protein, protein MARKKKQPEGPTGAPLFMATYGDMVTLLLTFFVFLYSFSSIDVQKFQKMIFSFQGALGVLPGGKTIQEDAGVYQGKVGQDAGDSIKRTQEFKEGIARQLQALAKEEGLQSQMKVHVDQRGVTVSMSEQFLFAPGSAELSPFARRVLFKVGQVLRVVRFPLSFEGHTDNTPMEGGLYGDNWGLSAARAAAVASYMVNRIGLSDKNVQAVGYGPSKPLVPNDTPEHRAINRRVDIVILTEHSI, encoded by the coding sequence TTGGCTCGGAAGAAGAAGCAGCCTGAGGGCCCCACCGGGGCGCCCCTATTCATGGCCACCTACGGGGACATGGTCACCCTGCTTCTCACCTTCTTCGTGTTCCTGTACTCCTTCTCGTCCATAGACGTCCAGAAGTTCCAGAAGATGATCTTCTCCTTCCAGGGGGCACTGGGGGTTCTGCCTGGGGGGAAGACCATCCAGGAGGATGCGGGGGTCTACCAGGGTAAGGTTGGCCAGGATGCGGGGGACTCCATAAAGAGGACCCAGGAGTTCAAGGAGGGCATAGCCAGGCAGCTCCAGGCCCTGGCCAAGGAGGAGGGGCTTCAGAGCCAGATGAAGGTTCATGTGGACCAGCGGGGGGTGACGGTCTCCATGTCGGAGCAGTTCCTCTTTGCTCCCGGTAGTGCGGAGCTGAGCCCCTTTGCCAGGCGGGTGCTCTTCAAGGTTGGACAGGTGCTGCGGGTTGTTCGGTTCCCCCTCTCCTTTGAGGGGCACACGGACAACACCCCAATGGAGGGGGGCCTCTACGGGGACAACTGGGGCCTCTCCGCCGCCCGGGCTGCGGCGGTGGCGTCCTACATGGTTAACCGGATAGGCCTGTCGGACAAGAACGTCCAGGCGGTGGGCTACGGGCCATCCAAGCCCCTGGTGCCCAACGACACGCCGGAGCATCGGGCCATAAACCGGCGGGTGGACATAGTGATACTGACGGAACACTCCATTTGA
- a CDS encoding response regulator, translated as MGTRVLIVDDAAFMRMMLKDILTKNGFEVVGEAENGKMAVQMYSELKPDVVTMDITMPEMDGLAAVKEIKQQDPNAKVVMVSAMGQQAMVIEAIRAGAADFIVKPFQPDRVLEALSKALS; from the coding sequence ATGGGAACCAGGGTTCTTATAGTAGATGACGCGGCCTTCATGAGGATGATGCTGAAGGATATCCTCACCAAGAACGGTTTCGAGGTGGTGGGCGAGGCCGAGAACGGCAAGATGGCGGTCCAGATGTACTCGGAGCTGAAGCCCGACGTGGTCACCATGGACATAACCATGCCGGAGATGGATGGCCTTGCGGCGGTGAAGGAGATCAAGCAGCAGGATCCCAACGCCAAGGTGGTCATGGTGAGCGCCATGGGGCAGCAGGCCATGGTCATAGAGGCCATAAGGGCCGGGGCGGCGGACTTCATCGTGAAGCCCTTCCAGCCCGACCGGGTCTTGGAGGCGCTGAGCAAGGCCCTCTCCTAG
- a CDS encoding motility protein A, with product MDLASVIGFLLALILVIGGILAGGDPGAFVDAPSLLITGGGTLGAAIMANPIERTKALPKIIRKAFFNDPIDLPGLIQTLVSFAEKARWEGLLALEEDAAQLDDPFLKKSIQLVVDGTDPELVKSILDTEIGLLEERHGAGKAYFDTMAELAPAFGMLGTLIGLILMLGNLDDPDALGPGMATALITTFYGSFIANVLCIPTSKKLAYRSSQEVLARELMVEGILAIQAGENPRIVEEKLKVFLSPDLRAKMEEEKEKEQGG from the coding sequence GTGGATCTTGCGAGCGTGATAGGTTTTCTTTTGGCCTTGATTCTGGTCATCGGGGGCATATTGGCGGGTGGAGACCCGGGGGCCTTTGTGGATGCCCCTTCACTTCTCATAACCGGTGGAGGTACCCTTGGTGCCGCCATAATGGCTAACCCGATAGAGAGGACCAAGGCATTGCCCAAGATCATCCGGAAGGCCTTTTTCAACGACCCGATAGATCTTCCTGGGCTCATTCAGACGCTGGTGAGCTTCGCCGAGAAGGCCCGCTGGGAGGGGCTTCTGGCCCTGGAGGAGGACGCAGCCCAGCTGGACGATCCTTTCCTCAAGAAGTCCATCCAGCTGGTGGTGGATGGCACCGATCCGGAGCTGGTGAAGTCCATCCTTGACACGGAGATAGGGCTCCTGGAGGAGCGTCACGGGGCCGGTAAGGCCTACTTCGACACCATGGCGGAGCTGGCCCCCGCGTTCGGCATGTTGGGGACCCTGATAGGGCTGATCCTGATGCTTGGCAACCTGGACGACCCGGACGCCCTGGGGCCCGGAATGGCCACGGCGCTGATCACCACCTTCTACGGGTCATTCATCGCCAACGTGCTCTGCATCCCCACCAGCAAGAAGCTGGCCTACCGGTCCAGCCAGGAGGTGCTGGCCCGGGAGCTCATGGTGGAGGGTATATTGGCTATTCAGGCGGGAGAGAACCCCCGGATAGTGGAGGAGAAACTCAAGGTCTTCCTCTCCCCGGACCTCAGGGCCAAGATGGAGGAGGAGAAGGAGAAGGAGCAGGGGGGGTGA
- the fliN gene encoding flagellar motor switch protein FliN gives MGEDFLSQDEIDALLSGGKPSGGGPSGGGSIGGDEMEILREVASTAASSVGNVMGMLAGRSVSVNVTNCEVAPQNSVVEKVGAMSIFVFSMKWDGLDDAPARLVTSDKGALTLADLMMGGDAKELPEEPNDLYLSASQEGFSQLIGSALTSISGLLKGAKLAPKDTSGGLADFSWVPFDQLAVTDEAWIAGMEVAVDDVAPFPLFLVLPAPNAKDLAERIREVSVPKEEPKQEARAPQAAAAPRAPQPAAPARDEGFYAPRSASISTAPVDVRPAEFAPLGGQEVAISASAIDLISDIPVRITVELGRTRKTIGEILNMSPGSVVELNRMAGEPVDVLVNGKLIARGEVVVIDENFGVRVTEIVSRAERIRSMGV, from the coding sequence ATGGGCGAGGATTTCCTTAGCCAAGACGAGATAGACGCCCTCCTATCGGGGGGCAAGCCCTCCGGGGGCGGACCGTCCGGTGGCGGATCCATCGGCGGTGACGAGATGGAGATACTTAGGGAGGTGGCGTCCACCGCCGCCTCGTCGGTGGGCAACGTGATGGGCATGCTGGCCGGCAGGTCCGTGTCGGTCAACGTCACCAACTGCGAGGTGGCCCCCCAGAACTCGGTGGTGGAGAAGGTGGGGGCCATGTCCATCTTCGTCTTCTCCATGAAGTGGGATGGGCTGGACGACGCCCCCGCCAGGCTGGTGACCAGCGACAAGGGGGCCCTGACCCTGGCGGACCTGATGATGGGTGGGGATGCGAAGGAGCTCCCGGAGGAGCCCAACGACCTCTACCTCTCCGCCTCCCAGGAGGGCTTCAGCCAGCTGATCGGCTCCGCCCTTACCAGCATAAGCGGGCTTCTCAAGGGGGCCAAGCTGGCGCCCAAGGACACCTCCGGTGGTTTGGCGGACTTCTCCTGGGTGCCCTTCGACCAGCTGGCGGTGACCGATGAGGCATGGATAGCGGGCATGGAGGTGGCGGTGGACGACGTGGCCCCCTTCCCCCTCTTCCTGGTGCTGCCCGCCCCCAACGCCAAGGATCTGGCGGAGCGGATCAGGGAGGTCTCGGTCCCCAAGGAGGAGCCGAAGCAGGAGGCCAGGGCCCCTCAGGCTGCGGCGGCCCCCAGGGCCCCCCAACCCGCTGCCCCCGCCCGGGACGAGGGGTTCTACGCCCCCAGGAGCGCCTCCATATCCACCGCCCCGGTGGACGTGCGTCCCGCGGAGTTCGCCCCCCTGGGCGGACAGGAGGTGGCTATTTCTGCCAGCGCTATTGACCTGATATCGGACATTCCTGTTAGAATAACCGTTGAGCTAGGCCGGACCCGGAAGACCATCGGGGAGATATTGAACATGAGCCCCGGCTCCGTGGTAGAATTGAACAGGATGGCCGGTGAGCCCGTGGACGTCCTGGTTAACGGCAAGCTGATAGCCAGGGGCGAAGTGGTGGTCATAGACGAGAACTTCGGGGTCAGGGTGACCGAGATCGTCAGCCGGGCGGAGCGAATCCGCTCCATGGGCGTTTGA
- a CDS encoding flagellar basal body-associated FliL family protein, translated as MAKKALIFGVIGVVVLLLGIGGGVMVGLKFFGSDKPEEKLLPPGPTVSLGSFTINLADPEPHLIQLGVTLELEDQETATMLADPGWMSRIKNEVILTVKDRRYDDLKSSEGAQILAQDLRGKLNSILPRTKKTRKVPVRQVLFDQFMLQ; from the coding sequence ATGGCTAAGAAGGCTTTGATCTTTGGGGTGATCGGGGTGGTGGTCCTGCTCCTCGGCATAGGGGGCGGGGTGATGGTGGGGCTCAAGTTCTTCGGCTCCGACAAGCCGGAGGAGAAGCTGCTCCCCCCGGGGCCCACCGTTTCCCTGGGAAGCTTCACCATCAACCTGGCGGACCCGGAGCCCCATCTAATTCAGCTGGGGGTTACTTTGGAGCTGGAGGACCAGGAGACCGCCACAATGCTGGCGGATCCCGGGTGGATGTCCAGGATAAAGAACGAGGTGATCCTTACGGTCAAGGACCGTAGGTACGACGACCTGAAGAGCTCCGAGGGGGCCCAGATCCTGGCTCAGGACCTGAGGGGTAAGCTGAACTCCATACTCCCCAGGACCAAGAAGACCCGCAAGGTGCCGGTTAGGCAGGTGTTGTTCGATCAGTTCATGCTGCAGTAA
- the fliQ gene encoding flagellar biosynthesis protein FliQ codes for MESLSVADAFRQALWISMISSMPILVIAMVVGLVIGILQTATSIQEQTLLFIPKILAIIGGLLILGPWMGRTVVDMARFLFQSLHRFVS; via the coding sequence GTGGAATCCCTCAGCGTGGCGGACGCCTTCCGGCAGGCCCTTTGGATCTCCATGATAAGTAGCATGCCCATCCTGGTGATAGCCATGGTGGTGGGGCTGGTGATAGGCATACTTCAGACCGCCACCTCCATCCAGGAGCAGACCCTGTTGTTCATCCCCAAGATCCTGGCGATCATAGGGGGGCTGCTGATCCTGGGACCCTGGATGGGCAGGACGGTGGTGGACATGGCCCGGTTCCTGTTCCAGTCCCTGCACCGGTTCGTGTCATGA